A genomic region of Porticoccaceae bacterium LTM1 contains the following coding sequences:
- the ihfB gene encoding integration host factor subunit beta: MTKSELIERIATRHDQLPPKDVELAVKMIIESMTQALVEDRRIEVRGFGSFCLHFRAPRVGRNPKTGDSVTLSGKYVPYFKPGKELRERVNESLNGH, encoded by the coding sequence ATGACAAAATCAGAATTGATCGAACGCATCGCCACTCGCCATGACCAGCTTCCTCCCAAGGATGTGGAATTGGCTGTGAAAATGATTATTGAAAGCATGACCCAGGCACTGGTGGAGGATCGCCGTATCGAAGTGCGAGGGTTTGGTAGCTTCTGTCTTCATTTTCGAGCACCCAGGGTAGGCCGCAATCCCAAGACTGGCGACTCGGTCACTTTGTCGGGCAAGTATGTTCCTTATTTCAAACCGGGCAAGGAGTTGAGAGAGCGGGTTAATGAAAGCCTTAATGGCCATTGA
- the rpsA gene encoding 30S ribosomal protein S1, with translation MSVSESFEQLFEESLKTVEMAPGAIVTGVVIDIDRDWVTVHAGLKSEGVIPANQFLDENGECTLSVGDEVQVALEAVEDGFGATRLSREKAKRAEAWTALEAAHNADEVVKGVISGKVKGGFTVDVQGLRAFLPGSLVDVRPIRETAHLEDKPLEFKVIKLDAKRNNVVVSRRAVMEEVNSAEREEVLAKLEEGVQLKGIVKNLTDYGAFVDLGGIDGLLHITDMSWKRIKHPSEIVNVGDEIDVKVLKFDRERNRVSLGLKQMGEDPWVNIISRYPEGARIKAKITNLTDYGCFAELEEGVEGLVHVSEMDWTNKNIHPSKVVQLGDEVEVMVLDIDEERRRISLGIKQCHTNPWDDFGTKHSKGDKISGNIKSITDFGIFIGLDGGIDGLVHLSDISWNEAGEDAVRKFKKGDELETVILSIDAERERISLGIKQLDSDPFSDYVATNDKGTIVKGTIKEVDAKAAIVVLADDVEATLKASEISRDKVEDARNVLKEGEEVEAKIVNVDRKNRVINLSIKAKDVAEEKAAIKEHSKASAEAAQPATIGDLIKAQMENRD, from the coding sequence ATGTCTGTAAGCGAAAGCTTTGAACAACTCTTTGAAGAAAGCCTTAAAACCGTCGAAATGGCACCTGGTGCTATTGTTACCGGCGTTGTTATCGATATCGACCGCGATTGGGTTACCGTTCACGCTGGTCTGAAATCTGAAGGCGTTATCCCGGCCAACCAGTTCCTCGACGAAAACGGCGAGTGCACTCTGAGTGTTGGTGACGAAGTACAAGTAGCACTGGAAGCGGTAGAAGATGGCTTCGGTGCAACCCGTCTGTCTCGTGAAAAAGCCAAGCGCGCCGAAGCATGGACTGCGCTGGAAGCTGCTCACAATGCTGACGAAGTGGTTAAAGGTGTTATCTCTGGCAAGGTTAAGGGTGGTTTCACCGTTGACGTTCAAGGTCTGCGTGCCTTCCTGCCGGGCTCTCTGGTTGACGTTCGCCCGATTCGCGAAACTGCTCACCTGGAAGACAAGCCACTGGAATTCAAAGTTATCAAGCTCGACGCCAAGCGCAACAACGTTGTTGTTTCCCGTCGTGCGGTAATGGAAGAAGTGAACAGCGCTGAACGCGAAGAAGTTCTGGCCAAGCTGGAAGAAGGCGTACAGCTGAAGGGTATCGTGAAGAACCTGACCGACTACGGCGCGTTCGTAGATCTGGGCGGTATCGACGGCCTGCTGCACATCACCGACATGTCCTGGAAGCGTATCAAGCACCCAAGCGAAATCGTCAATGTTGGCGACGAGATCGACGTGAAGGTTCTGAAGTTCGACCGCGAGCGCAACCGCGTTTCTCTGGGTCTGAAGCAAATGGGCGAAGATCCTTGGGTGAACATCATCAGCCGTTACCCGGAAGGTGCACGTATCAAGGCCAAGATCACCAACCTGACCGACTACGGCTGTTTCGCCGAGCTGGAAGAGGGTGTGGAAGGTCTGGTACACGTTTCCGAAATGGACTGGACCAACAAGAACATCCACCCGAGCAAAGTTGTTCAACTGGGCGACGAAGTGGAAGTTATGGTTCTGGATATTGACGAAGAGCGTCGTCGTATCTCCCTGGGTATCAAGCAGTGCCACACCAATCCGTGGGACGACTTCGGCACCAAGCACAGCAAAGGCGACAAGATCTCCGGTAACATCAAGTCAATCACTGACTTCGGTATCTTCATCGGCCTGGACGGCGGCATCGACGGTCTGGTTCACCTGTCCGACATCTCCTGGAACGAAGCTGGCGAAGACGCCGTACGCAAGTTCAAGAAAGGTGACGAGCTGGAAACCGTTATCCTGTCTATCGACGCCGAGCGTGAGCGTATCTCCCTGGGCATCAAGCAGCTGGACAGCGATCCGTTCTCTGATTACGTAGCTACTAACGATAAAGGTACTATCGTTAAGGGCACCATCAAAGAAGTGGACGCCAAAGCCGCTATTGTTGTTCTGGCCGACGATGTAGAAGCTACCCTGAAAGCGTCTGAAATCAGCCGCGACAAGGTAGAAGATGCTCGCAACGTGCTGAAAGAAGGCGAAGAAGTTGAAGCCAAGATCGTTAACGTTGACCGCAAAAACCGCGTAATCAACCTGTCTATCAAAGCCAAAGACGTGGCTGAAGAGAAAGCAGCGATCAAAGAGCACAGCAAGGCTTCTGCCGAAGCAGCTCAACCGGCTACCATCGGTGACCTGATCAAGGCACAAATGGAAAACCGCGACTAA
- the cmk gene encoding (d)CMP kinase: MNKEIPVITVDGPSGSGKGTICQMLASRLGFHFLDSGALYRLLGLAARRHAVALNDEEAITQLAAHLDVRFEAQENGETRVLLEGEVVTSEIRTEEAGADASLVAAIPSVREALLQRQRAFAKAPGLVADGRDMGTVVFPEAQAKVFLDASAEVRAERRYNQLIEKGESVTLGALVEQVRARDERDRQRSVSPLVPAEDAEVVDSSDMSIDKVLQTVMEIIARKGVDTAVKQ; the protein is encoded by the coding sequence ATGAATAAAGAAATACCCGTAATTACCGTTGATGGCCCAAGTGGATCCGGCAAAGGCACTATTTGCCAGATGTTGGCTAGTCGGTTGGGGTTTCACTTTTTGGATAGTGGTGCACTTTACCGTCTGCTGGGATTGGCAGCACGTCGTCATGCCGTGGCGTTGAATGATGAGGAGGCCATTACTCAATTGGCGGCTCATCTGGATGTTCGCTTTGAGGCTCAGGAAAATGGTGAGACTCGAGTATTGCTTGAAGGTGAGGTGGTCACCTCAGAGATACGTACGGAAGAGGCGGGGGCAGACGCCTCTCTGGTGGCAGCTATCCCTTCAGTTCGCGAGGCGCTGCTGCAACGTCAAAGAGCATTTGCCAAAGCCCCTGGTCTGGTGGCAGATGGTCGCGACATGGGCACCGTAGTGTTTCCTGAGGCGCAGGCCAAAGTTTTTCTTGATGCCAGTGCCGAAGTTCGTGCAGAACGCCGCTATAATCAGTTGATAGAAAAGGGTGAAAGTGTTACCCTCGGCGCCCTCGTCGAGCAGGTCCGTGCCCGCGATGAGCGCGATCGTCAAAGATCGGTCTCTCCACTGGTACCTGCCGAAGACGCTGAAGTAGTTGATTCCTCCGATATGAGTATCGACAAAGTACTCCAGACCGTGATGGAAATCATTGCACGTAAAGGCGTTGATACTGCAGTAAAGCAGTAA
- a CDS encoding bifunctional prephenate dehydrogenase/3-phosphoshikimate 1-carboxyvinyltransferase has product MAKICNKLVVIGLGLIGGSLAKAARVRGLCQEVIGVARDDSTCQAAVDLGVVDRAFVSIKTIADELNENDIVVIAVPTLAVAKVFQELNECLSPTVTVTDVASVKGSVVEDARRIYGKLPIQFVPGHPIAGAEKSGITAADESLYEGYKVILTPLPETSTEHLRKIDRLWSAVGAEPHQMSVEEHDEVLAATSHLPHMLAFSLVDTLAGMRENREIFRYAAGGFRDFTRIAGSDPVMWHDIALANDKAVVSVLDQLTDHLSSLRQAIIDRDSDHLLGVFIRAKEARNHFTKMLEEKPYMEPENVSDIDHSVEYIVQPGGVVHGEIRVPGDKSISHRSIMLGSLAEGITEVTGFLEGEDSLATLQAFRDMGVVIEGPITDEKGQRRVTIHGVGLHGLKAPAGPLYLGNSGTSMRLLAGLLAGQAFDTELTGDHSLSGRPMNRVAVPLREMGAEIETAEGGRPPLKIKGGSKLKGIDYKLPMASAQVKSCVLLAGLYAEGKTKTTEPAPTRDHTERMLEGFGYEVERDGAVATVESGGTLKATSIDVPADISSATFFMVAAAISPGSDITLTHVGINPTRVGVINILRLMGSDIELLNEREVGGEPVADIRVRYAPLKGIKIPEDQVPLAIDEFPALFVAAACAEGQTVLTGAEELRVKESDRIQAMADGLVVLGIDAQATEDGIVINGGQISSGEVESHDDHRIAMSFTIAGLRASGPIRIKNCNNVATSFPGFVDLAQKVGIKVEDH; this is encoded by the coding sequence ATGGCTAAAATCTGTAACAAACTGGTGGTTATCGGTCTGGGTCTTATCGGCGGCAGCCTTGCCAAGGCGGCCCGAGTACGCGGTCTATGCCAGGAGGTGATTGGTGTAGCACGCGATGATTCAACCTGCCAGGCTGCGGTAGATCTGGGGGTGGTAGATCGAGCATTTGTCTCAATTAAAACCATTGCCGACGAGTTGAATGAAAATGACATCGTTGTCATAGCTGTTCCGACATTGGCCGTAGCAAAAGTTTTCCAGGAACTGAACGAGTGTCTTTCGCCAACTGTCACAGTGACGGATGTAGCCAGTGTGAAAGGCAGTGTTGTTGAAGATGCGAGGCGCATTTATGGCAAGTTGCCAATCCAGTTTGTGCCGGGGCACCCAATAGCTGGTGCCGAAAAAAGCGGAATCACGGCGGCGGACGAGAGCCTGTATGAAGGCTATAAAGTGATCCTGACGCCCTTGCCGGAAACGTCGACAGAACACTTGCGAAAAATTGACCGGCTTTGGAGTGCTGTGGGAGCTGAGCCACATCAAATGTCCGTGGAAGAGCATGATGAGGTGCTGGCTGCGACCAGTCATTTGCCTCATATGCTGGCGTTTTCTCTGGTTGATACCCTTGCCGGTATGCGTGAAAACCGCGAAATCTTTCGCTATGCCGCTGGGGGCTTCAGGGACTTTACCCGCATTGCCGGGAGCGACCCGGTCATGTGGCACGATATTGCACTGGCCAATGACAAGGCAGTGGTAAGCGTGCTGGATCAGCTCACAGATCACTTGAGCAGCCTCAGGCAGGCGATTATAGATCGGGACAGTGACCATTTGCTGGGGGTGTTTATCCGCGCCAAAGAGGCCCGTAACCACTTCACAAAGATGCTTGAAGAAAAACCTTATATGGAGCCAGAAAACGTGTCTGATATTGATCATTCCGTTGAATACATTGTGCAACCGGGTGGCGTTGTCCACGGCGAGATACGTGTCCCGGGTGATAAATCCATCTCACACCGATCTATTATGCTTGGTTCCCTGGCGGAAGGTATTACTGAGGTCACTGGCTTCCTTGAAGGTGAAGACAGTCTGGCTACCCTGCAGGCATTTCGTGATATGGGGGTGGTGATTGAGGGGCCAATAACGGATGAGAAGGGTCAGCGCCGAGTGACTATTCATGGAGTTGGCCTGCACGGACTCAAGGCGCCAGCCGGTCCACTGTATTTGGGGAACTCCGGCACTTCCATGCGGCTGTTGGCCGGGCTTTTGGCTGGACAGGCATTTGATACCGAATTAACTGGAGATCACTCCCTGTCGGGCCGTCCAATGAACCGGGTTGCTGTTCCACTGCGAGAGATGGGCGCAGAGATCGAAACCGCTGAAGGTGGCAGGCCACCCTTAAAAATCAAAGGTGGCAGCAAGCTGAAAGGTATTGATTACAAGTTGCCGATGGCAAGTGCCCAGGTGAAGTCCTGTGTGCTGTTGGCTGGGCTTTATGCGGAAGGGAAGACCAAAACAACTGAGCCAGCCCCGACGCGCGATCATACCGAGCGTATGCTGGAAGGTTTTGGGTATGAGGTAGAGCGGGACGGAGCTGTAGCAACTGTAGAATCTGGTGGCACTTTGAAGGCGACCTCAATTGATGTGCCGGCCGATATCTCTTCGGCTACCTTCTTTATGGTTGCAGCGGCCATTTCTCCTGGCTCGGATATCACCCTGACCCACGTTGGTATCAACCCGACCCGTGTTGGTGTTATCAATATTCTGCGCTTAATGGGCAGTGATATAGAACTCCTCAATGAGCGGGAAGTAGGTGGGGAGCCGGTTGCCGATATTCGAGTACGATATGCACCGCTTAAGGGAATCAAGATACCGGAAGATCAGGTTCCGCTGGCTATCGACGAATTTCCGGCGCTGTTTGTTGCAGCTGCCTGTGCTGAAGGGCAGACGGTTTTGACCGGAGCAGAGGAGTTGCGCGTCAAGGAGAGTGACCGTATTCAGGCGATGGCTGATGGATTGGTTGTGCTCGGTATTGATGCCCAGGCCACTGAAGATGGCATTGTGATTAATGGTGGCCAGATTAGTAGCGGAGAGGTGGAGAGCCACGATGACCACCGGATCGCGATGTCATTCACGATCGCTGGTTTGAGAGCAAGCGGTCCGATACGTATTAAAAACTGTAACAATGTCGCGACATCATTCCCCGGCTTTGTCGATCTGGCTCAAAAGGTAGGCATAAAGGTAGAAGATCACTGA
- the pheA gene encoding prephenate dehydratase produces MTDEKLGKLRQQIDTLDKQLLELISQRADCAKQVAEVKSASGEVFYRPEREAQVLRKILEQNQGPLNNEEMARLFREIMSACLALEEPVKVAFLGPEGTFTQQAALKHFGHSAVTVSMAAIDDVFREVIAGAADFGVVPVENSTEGVVNNTLDSFLDSNVCIAGEVELRIHQNFLIGPNTKPDNITRVYSHAQSLAQCRLWLDSHYPNIERVAVSSNAEAAKFVKGEWNSAAIAGDMAAEMFGLTKLREKIEDRPDNSTRFFIIGRQTVPASGDDKTSIIVTMQNRPGALHDLLLPFHNAQIDLTRIETRPSRSVKWNYVFFIDFKGHRDDPAVTAVLDEVRAKAADVKVLGSYPKGVL; encoded by the coding sequence ATGACAGACGAAAAATTGGGTAAATTGCGTCAACAGATTGATACCCTCGACAAGCAGTTGCTTGAGTTGATCAGTCAGCGAGCCGATTGTGCAAAACAGGTGGCGGAAGTTAAATCCGCAAGCGGTGAAGTGTTCTACCGCCCTGAGCGTGAAGCACAGGTTCTTCGCAAAATTCTGGAGCAGAATCAGGGACCGCTGAATAACGAAGAGATGGCCAGATTGTTCCGGGAGATCATGTCGGCTTGTCTGGCACTTGAAGAGCCTGTAAAGGTTGCGTTCCTGGGGCCTGAAGGAACATTTACCCAGCAAGCGGCGCTGAAGCACTTCGGCCACTCTGCAGTAACAGTTTCCATGGCTGCAATTGATGACGTTTTCCGTGAAGTAATCGCCGGTGCCGCTGACTTTGGTGTGGTTCCGGTGGAGAACTCCACCGAAGGTGTTGTGAACAATACCCTGGACAGTTTCCTGGACTCCAATGTCTGTATTGCGGGTGAAGTTGAGCTACGCATTCACCAGAATTTCCTGATCGGGCCAAACACCAAGCCAGACAATATTACCCGGGTCTACTCGCATGCCCAATCACTTGCCCAGTGTCGTTTGTGGCTGGACTCCCACTATCCAAATATCGAAAGGGTTGCTGTCAGCAGTAATGCCGAAGCAGCTAAATTCGTGAAGGGTGAGTGGAACTCAGCGGCAATTGCCGGTGATATGGCAGCGGAAATGTTTGGGCTTACCAAGCTTCGCGAAAAGATTGAAGATCGACCGGATAACTCCACTCGCTTCTTTATCATCGGTCGGCAGACTGTACCTGCCAGTGGTGATGACAAGACATCCATTATTGTGACTATGCAAAACAGGCCCGGTGCGCTTCACGATCTGTTGCTGCCTTTTCATAATGCCCAGATTGACTTAACCCGCATTGAAACTCGCCCATCCCGTTCCGTTAAATGGAACTATGTGTTCTTTATCGATTTTAAAGGTCACAGGGATGACCCGGCAGTTACCGCTGTTCTGGATGAGGTTCGCGCCAAAGCCGCTGACGTCAAAGTGCTGGGTTCTTACCCCAAAGGGGTCCTGTAG
- the gyrA gene encoding DNA gyrase subunit A — protein MGEIAKEILPVNIEDELRQSYLDYAMSVIVGRALPDVRDGLKPVHRRVLFAMNELKNDWNKPYKKSARVVGDVIGKYHPHGDSAVYDTIVRMAQDFSLRYPLVDGQGNFGSIDGDSAAAMRYTEIRMDKIAHSLLADLDKETVDFVDNYDGTEQIPAVLPTRVPNLLVNGSSGIAVGMATNIPPHNLSEVISACLALIENEGITIDELMEHLPGPDFPTGAIINGKAGILQAYRTGRGRIYMRAKAEVETDAKGKERIIIHEIPYQLNKARLIERIAELVKEKKIEGISELRDESDKDGMRVVIEIKRGEMGEVVLNNLYAQTQLETVFGINNVALVDGQPKLLNLKELLEAFIRHRREVVTRRTVYLLRKARERGHILEGLAVAIANIDPVIELIKSSPSPAEAKEALISRGWDTSDITQFLERAGDDACRPEGLLPQFGVRDGQYYLSPEQAQAILELRLHRLTGMEHDKLLAEYQEKLQEIAEYLGILGNPERLMEVIREELEAVRAEFGDARRTEIIESKHDLTVEDLINEEDRVVTISHGGYAKTQPLTDYQAQRRGGMGKSATQVKDEDFIEHLLVANTHSTILCFTNAGKVYWLKVYQIPVAGRQSRGRPMVNLLPLEEGERVTSILPVDEYSDDKFIFMATANGTVKKTPLSAFSRPRSVGLIALDLVEDDRLVGTAITDGSCDVMLFSSGGKAARLREGDVRSMGRTAKGVRGIRMKDGERVLSLIIPQEGGRVLTVSEHGYGKQTPVEDFPTKGRGGQGVKAIQCSDRNGQLVGAEQVFEGDEVMLISDQGTLVRTRCEEISTSGRNTQGVRVIRLKEGERLVGLARIEEQEEEESELADSEE, from the coding sequence ATGGGTGAAATTGCCAAAGAGATCCTGCCCGTCAATATCGAAGACGAGCTGCGTCAGTCGTACCTTGACTATGCCATGAGCGTAATTGTTGGCCGAGCGTTGCCGGATGTGCGCGACGGTCTGAAGCCAGTGCATCGCCGGGTTTTGTTTGCGATGAACGAGCTGAAAAACGATTGGAACAAGCCGTACAAAAAGTCCGCCCGTGTGGTGGGGGATGTAATTGGTAAATACCACCCGCACGGTGACTCGGCGGTTTATGACACAATTGTGCGGATGGCTCAGGATTTCTCCCTGCGTTATCCACTGGTAGATGGCCAGGGTAACTTTGGCTCCATTGATGGTGACTCTGCGGCGGCCATGCGATACACCGAAATTCGCATGGACAAGATTGCCCATTCGCTGCTGGCTGATCTCGATAAAGAGACTGTTGATTTTGTCGATAACTACGACGGCACAGAGCAGATTCCGGCTGTATTGCCGACTCGAGTACCGAACCTGCTGGTTAACGGTTCCTCCGGTATTGCGGTTGGTATGGCTACCAATATTCCGCCGCACAACCTCAGCGAAGTGATCTCTGCCTGTCTGGCCCTGATTGAAAATGAAGGCATCACCATTGATGAACTGATGGAACACCTTCCGGGACCCGATTTTCCCACTGGTGCCATCATCAATGGTAAAGCCGGTATTTTGCAGGCCTATCGCACCGGTCGCGGCCGCATTTACATGCGTGCCAAGGCAGAGGTGGAAACCGATGCCAAGGGCAAAGAGCGCATTATCATTCACGAGATTCCCTATCAGCTCAACAAGGCGCGCCTGATTGAAAGGATCGCCGAGCTGGTAAAAGAGAAAAAGATTGAAGGGATCAGCGAGCTGCGCGACGAGTCCGACAAGGACGGTATGCGCGTGGTTATCGAAATCAAGCGCGGCGAGATGGGTGAGGTGGTGCTCAATAACCTCTACGCCCAGACGCAGCTGGAAACTGTTTTCGGTATTAACAATGTAGCGCTGGTGGATGGCCAGCCGAAGCTGCTGAACCTCAAAGAGTTGCTGGAAGCCTTTATCCGTCACCGCCGGGAAGTGGTGACTCGTCGCACGGTTTACCTGTTGCGCAAGGCGCGCGAGCGCGGTCATATCCTGGAAGGTCTGGCGGTAGCCATCGCAAATATCGACCCGGTGATTGAGCTGATCAAGTCCTCACCGTCTCCGGCGGAAGCAAAAGAAGCACTGATTTCCCGCGGCTGGGATACCTCCGATATTACCCAGTTCCTGGAGCGCGCCGGTGACGATGCCTGCCGCCCGGAAGGGTTGTTACCCCAGTTTGGGGTTCGCGACGGTCAGTACTACCTGTCTCCGGAACAGGCTCAAGCCATTCTGGAGTTGCGCCTGCACCGACTGACGGGCATGGAGCACGACAAATTGCTGGCCGAGTACCAGGAAAAACTGCAGGAGATTGCCGAGTACCTGGGGATTCTGGGTAACCCGGAACGATTGATGGAAGTGATTCGCGAGGAGCTGGAAGCGGTTCGCGCCGAGTTTGGCGACGCCCGTCGCACCGAAATCATTGAATCCAAGCATGACCTGACCGTGGAAGACCTGATCAACGAAGAGGATCGGGTAGTGACAATCTCCCACGGCGGTTACGCCAAAACCCAGCCTCTGACCGATTATCAGGCCCAGCGCCGCGGCGGTATGGGTAAGTCGGCGACCCAGGTAAAAGACGAAGACTTTATCGAACACCTGCTGGTGGCCAACACCCACAGCACTATTCTCTGTTTTACCAACGCTGGCAAGGTTTACTGGCTCAAGGTGTACCAGATCCCGGTGGCCGGTCGTCAGTCTCGCGGTCGTCCGATGGTCAATCTGCTGCCTTTGGAAGAGGGTGAACGCGTTACCTCGATCCTGCCGGTGGATGAGTACAGCGATGACAAATTTATCTTTATGGCTACTGCCAATGGGACCGTGAAAAAGACACCACTCAGCGCCTTCTCTCGCCCGCGCAGTGTCGGTCTGATTGCCCTGGATCTGGTAGAAGATGACCGCTTGGTGGGTACTGCAATTACTGATGGAAGTTGTGATGTGATGCTGTTCAGTTCTGGCGGCAAGGCCGCGCGTTTGCGTGAGGGTGATGTGCGTTCCATGGGGCGTACAGCCAAGGGTGTTCGCGGTATTCGTATGAAGGATGGTGAACGAGTGTTGTCGTTGATTATCCCGCAAGAAGGTGGTCGAGTCCTTACTGTTTCAGAACATGGCTACGGCAAGCAGACACCGGTTGAGGATTTCCCAACCAAAGGTCGTGGCGGTCAAGGTGTGAAAGCTATTCAGTGCTCCGATCGCAATGGTCAGCTGGTAGGTGCCGAGCAGGTATTTGAAGGCGACGAAGTGATGCTGATCTCTGATCAGGGCACTCTGGTTCGCACTCGTTGCGAGGAGATTTCCACCTCCGGCCGTAATACCCAGGGCGTGCGCGTTATTCGCCTTAAAGAGGGTGAGCGCCTGGTGGGTCTTGCTCGTATCGAAGAGCAGGAAGAGGAAGAGTCTGAGTTGGCAGATTCTGAAGAGTAA
- a CDS encoding TRZ/ATZ family hydrolase, translating into MSAISVDLIIKPRWLIPVVPHNQVLEKCAVVIDRGEIVAVVPNSEADNRYSAKQEIELLEHALIPGLVNAHGHCAMTLLRGYADDYPLHTWLNEHIWPAESKWVNTRFVQDGTELAIAEMIRSGTTCFADMYFYPEIAAEVTSKVGMRAQIAFPVMDFPTNWAGSADEYIHKGLAVRDQVKGNDLVHIAFGPHAPYTVSDKPLEKIATYSEELGTPVHIHLHETAGEVAEQIEKTGVRPTQRLQSLGLMSPLTQCVHMTQIDNTDIQVLRDSGAHVVHCPESNLKLASGFCPVQKLLDNGINVALGTDGAASNNDLSMFGEMRTAAMLAKAVASDAAALNAHQTLRMATLNGANALGLGDKIGSIEAGKAADLVAVQLSELETLPMYNPVSQLVYTDNSHRVSHVWVNGKALLSDRKLTTLDQVEVMHKARQWAGKIAG; encoded by the coding sequence ATGTCTGCCATATCTGTCGACCTGATCATCAAACCGCGCTGGCTGATCCCGGTGGTACCCCACAATCAGGTTCTGGAAAAGTGTGCTGTGGTCATTGACCGGGGGGAAATTGTCGCCGTGGTACCCAATAGCGAAGCTGACAATCGCTACAGCGCCAAGCAGGAAATCGAGCTGCTTGAGCACGCCCTTATTCCCGGATTGGTGAACGCCCACGGCCACTGCGCCATGACCCTGTTGCGTGGCTACGCTGATGACTACCCACTGCACACCTGGCTCAACGAGCACATATGGCCAGCAGAGAGCAAGTGGGTCAATACACGGTTTGTGCAGGATGGCACTGAACTGGCCATTGCCGAAATGATTCGAAGCGGAACCACCTGTTTTGCCGACATGTACTTCTACCCGGAAATCGCCGCCGAAGTGACCAGCAAGGTGGGCATGCGCGCCCAGATTGCATTCCCGGTAATGGACTTCCCTACCAACTGGGCCGGTTCAGCCGATGAATATATTCACAAGGGACTGGCTGTTCGCGACCAGGTAAAAGGCAATGATCTGGTGCACATTGCCTTCGGTCCACACGCGCCTTATACCGTGTCCGATAAACCACTGGAAAAGATCGCCACTTACTCCGAAGAGCTCGGTACTCCAGTGCATATCCACCTTCACGAGACCGCAGGCGAAGTGGCGGAGCAGATCGAAAAAACCGGTGTGCGCCCCACTCAACGTCTGCAGTCACTGGGGCTGATGTCACCGCTAACGCAATGTGTTCACATGACCCAGATTGACAATACTGACATTCAAGTGCTTCGCGACAGTGGCGCACATGTAGTGCACTGTCCGGAATCCAATTTAAAACTTGCCAGCGGCTTCTGTCCGGTTCAAAAGCTGCTGGACAATGGCATTAACGTGGCACTGGGCACAGACGGCGCCGCCAGCAATAATGACCTCAGTATGTTTGGGGAAATGCGCACAGCCGCAATGCTCGCCAAAGCGGTTGCCAGTGATGCCGCCGCACTGAATGCTCACCAGACTCTGAGAATGGCCACACTGAATGGTGCTAATGCACTAGGCCTGGGTGACAAAATCGGTAGCATTGAAGCCGGCAAAGCTGCTGACCTTGTTGCGGTACAACTGAGTGAGCTTGAAACTTTGCCAATGTACAATCCGGTTTCACAACTGGTTTACACGGACAATAGCCACCGGGTAAGCCATGTGTGGGTCAATGGCAAAGCCCTGCTTAGTGACAGAAAGCTGACGACGCTGGATCAGGTAGAAGTGATGCACAAGGCCCGGCAGTGGGCAGGGAAGATTGCTGGCTAA
- the ubiG gene encoding bifunctional 2-polyprenyl-6-hydroxyphenol methylase/3-demethylubiquinol 3-O-methyltransferase UbiG, whose translation MSEHSDINVDNAEVAKFDALASRWWDPNSEFKPLHDINPLRANWIDQHSPVAEIKLLDVGCGGGILAEAMAQRGAKVTGIDMAESPLKVAQLHSLESGVEVEYLRITAEELAEQRAGQYDVVTCMEMLEHVPDPGSVIRACTKLVKPGGHIYFSTINRNPKSYLFAIVGAEYVLKMLPKGTHEYSKFIRPSELGSWIRDAELKLEHMTGMVYNPFTKTYRLDPRDVDVNYLVHCHKP comes from the coding sequence ATGAGCGAACACAGCGATATAAACGTAGACAACGCCGAAGTAGCCAAATTCGATGCACTGGCAAGCCGTTGGTGGGACCCTAACAGTGAATTCAAACCGCTGCACGACATCAACCCCCTGCGCGCAAACTGGATTGACCAGCACTCTCCCGTGGCCGAAATAAAGCTACTGGACGTGGGTTGTGGCGGCGGTATTCTGGCTGAAGCCATGGCGCAGCGAGGTGCCAAGGTAACTGGCATCGATATGGCCGAGTCCCCCTTAAAAGTTGCGCAGTTGCACAGCCTGGAAAGCGGCGTCGAGGTGGAATACCTGCGCATTACTGCAGAAGAGCTGGCCGAGCAACGCGCCGGTCAATACGACGTAGTCACCTGCATGGAAATGCTGGAACATGTACCCGACCCAGGCTCAGTGATTCGCGCCTGTACCAAGTTGGTAAAACCCGGTGGCCACATCTACTTTTCGACCATTAACCGCAATCCAAAGTCTTACCTGTTTGCCATTGTCGGTGCCGAATACGTTTTGAAAATGCTGCCTAAAGGGACGCATGAATACAGCAAATTTATTCGACCGTCCGAGTTGGGCAGCTGGATTCGCGACGCCGAGTTAAAACTCGAGCACATGACAGGAATGGTTTACAACCCGTTTACCAAAACCTATCGCCTGGATCCCCGCGATGTTGATGTAAATTACCTGGTGCACTGCCACAAGCCGTAA